Proteins from one Enoplosus armatus isolate fEnoArm2 chromosome 4, fEnoArm2.hap1, whole genome shotgun sequence genomic window:
- the p2rx7 gene encoding P2X purinoceptor 7, whose translation MPGCGVLGLCQYDTNKLVRIQSVRLGSLKWSLNGFILLFICIMLLWNRKYQEFDLVVSSVTTKVKGVAQTHLPGVGDVVWDVVDYSGPSQDKNSFFVVTNVIVTKNQKQGKCSEVPLKGRLCRTDKDCKKGDWDQLSHGIQTGSCVKFDALKKTCEVSAWCPVETKKNPPRPALLAAAENFTVLVKNNIRFPAFNFIRRNILPQMNDAYLRSCHRGNDSLCPIFRLGDIVQEAGEKFSDMAVEGGVIGILIKWDCNLDRLMQRCLPKYSFRRLDEKESNRTLYPGLNFRYAKYNTVDGVEERTLYKAFGIRFDVMVFGQAGKFSFIQLIIYIGSTLSYYALTTLLIDWLIGTSCYSAEVGQNYSERKVESVQDKQKCILCVSYVDENNIRLVKKSQKKSLQDIKPTSVQPRKEDAGHLRAVLSLLQPGVGVDAEAQPLLDHKPDPNPKPRRPAWCKCDRCTPSSLPQEELCCRQSGGACITSSPLFEQLVLRRPLLEAVLLYWDPLTPPADGGQTAALRHCAYRQYISWRFGVPPDDTHPAVPSCCVWRVREEYPSPDGQYSGFRPARMASMQACANGEL comes from the exons ATGCCGGGCTGCGGGGTCCTCGGTCTGTGTCAGTATGATACCAACAAGCTGGTCCGGATCCAGAGCGTCCGGCTCGGCTCCCTGAAGTGGAGTCTGAACGGATTCATCCTGCTGTTTATCTG catCATGCTGCTGTGGAACAGGAAGTACCAGGAGTTTGACCTGGTAGTGAGTTCAGTCACCACCAAGGTGAAGGGCGTGGCTCAGACCCACCTGCCCGGGGTCGGGGATGTGGTCTGGGATGTGGTGGACTACAGCGGGCCCTCACAG gaCAAAAACTCCTTCTTTGTGGTGACCAACGTCATCGTGACGAAGAATCAGAAGCAGGGAAAGTGCTCAGAG GTTCCCCTCAAAGGCAGACTGTGTCGCACTGATAAGGACTGTAAGAAAGGAGACTGGGATCAGCTGAGTCATG gGATTCAGACGGGATCGTGTGTGAAGTTCGATGCGTTGAAGAAAACCTGTGAGGTTTCTGCGTGGTGTCCAGTCGAAACCAAGAAGAACCCTCCGAG ACCTGCTCTGCTGGCAGCAGCTGAGAACTTCACCGTCCTCgtcaagaacaacatcaggttcCCTGCGTTCAACTTCATCCG GAGGAACATCCTCCCCCAGATGAACGACGCCTACCTGCGCAGCTGCCACAGGGGAAACGACTCGCTGTGTCCCATCTTCAGACTGGGAGACATCGTGCAGGAGGCCGGAGAGAAGTTCTCCGACATGGCGGTCGAG GGGGGCGTCATTGGCATCCTGATCAAGTGGGACTGCAACCTGGACCGGCTCATGCAGCGCTGCCTGCCCAAATACTCCTTCAGACGGCTGGACGAGAAAGAGAGCAACAGGACGCTCTACCCCGGCCTCAACTTCAG ATATGCAAAGTACAACACGGTGGACGGAGTGGAGGAGCGGACGCTGTACAAAGCATTCGGGATCAGGTTTGATGTCATGGTGTTCGGACAG GCGGGAAAGTTCAGCTTCATCCAGCTCATCATCTACATCGGATCAACGCTGTCGTACTACGCTCTG ACGACCTTGTTGATCGACTGGCTGATTGGAACCAGCTGTTACTCCGCAGAGGTCGGACAAAACTACTCTGAGAGGAAAGTGGAGTCGGTCCAAGACAAACAGAAG TGCATCCTCTGTGTGTCCTACGTCGATGAGAACAACATTCGACTGGTGAAGAAATCGCAGAAGAAAAGTTTACAAGACATCAAACCGACGTCTGTTCAGCCACGTAAG GAGGACGCAGGACACCTGAGAGCCGTCCTCAGTCTGCTGCAGCCGGGTGTCGGCGTGGATGCTGAAGCTCAGCCTCTCCTCGACCATAAACCCGACCCGAACCCCAAACCCCGTCGTCCGGCCTGGTGTAAGTGTGACCGCTgcactccctcctctctcccccaggaggagctgtgCTGCCGGCAGAGCGGCGGCGCCTGCATCACCTCGTCTCCTCTGTTTGAGCAGCTTGTGTTGcgtcgccccctgctggaggCCGTCCTTCTGTACTGGGACCCCCTGACTCCGCCCGCTGATGGAGGCCAGACTGCCGCCCTGCGTCACTGCGCCTACAGACAGTACATCAGCTGGAGGTTTGGGGTCCCACCTGACGACACCCACCCCGCCGTCCCCAGCTGCTGCGTGTGGAGAGTCAGGGAGGAGTACCCGAGCCCGGATGGACAGTACAGCGGCTTCCGACCTGCCAGGATGGCGTCCATGCAGGCTTGTGCTAACGGAGAGCTGTGA
- the gstt1a gene encoding glutathione S-transferase theta-1a — MMELYLDLHSQPCRSVFLFARAVGIPFEFKLVDLAAGHQFSEEFGKISVVKKVPVMKDGSFTLTESTAILKYLLQKHSAADHWYPADLQPRARVNEYLSWQHMNLRAHGSKVFLLRTLFPVIMGSEVPKDKMDAAVEDLNQSLNLLEEKFLQNKQFIIGDKISLADLVAIVEIMQPVGTGLDVFEGRPKLMGWRERVKKALGEKLFDEAHESLMKVSSLMQKMQNSSELEMLKPKFQKIFS, encoded by the exons ATGATGGAGCTCTATCTCGACCTGCACTCCCAGCCCTGCCGCTCCGTCTTCCTGTTTGCCAGAGCGGTCGGGATTCCCTTTGAGTTTAAGCTTGTCGACCTCGCTGCAG GGCATCAGTTCAGCGAAGAGTTTGGAAAAATCAGCGTCGTGAAGAAGGTTCCTGTCATGAAGGACGGAAGCTTCACTCTGACAGAAAG CACTGCGATCCTGAAGTACCTGCTGCAGAAACACTCAGCGGCAGATCACTGGTATCCCGCTGACCTGCAGCCGCGAGCTCGCGTTAATGAATACCTGTCCTGGCAGCACATGAACCTCAGAGCCCACGGGTCAAAGGTCTTCCTGCTCAGG ACTCTGTTTCCTGTCATCATGGGCTCTGAGGTCCCGAAGGACAAGATGGACGCCGCTGTCGAGGATCTGAATCAGTCGCTCAACCTGCTGGAGGAGAAGTTCCTGCAGAACAAACAGTTCATCATCGGAGACAAAATCTCTCTGGCTGATCTGGTGGCCATCGTTGAGATCATGCAG CCTGTCGGAACGGGCCTGGATGTGTTTGAAGGCCGGCCGAAGCTGATGGGCTGGAGAGAGCGAGTGAAGAAGGCGCTCGGGGAAAAGCTGTTTGACGAAGCTCACGAGTCGCTCATGAAGGTGAGCAGCCTGATGCAGAAGATGCAGAACAGCAGCGAGCTGGAGATGCTCAAACCAAAGTTTCAGAAGATTTTCAGCTGA